TACGGGGATGACCACGACGGGGTATTCCGAACCCTGACTCTTGTGGATGGTGGTGGCATAGGCCAAGGTCAGCTCATCCAGCTCCGTGCTCTCGTATTCTACCAGATGGTCTTCGAAGACAACGGAGATGGTGCGGTCTTCCATATTTACCTTCTCCACGGTTCCGATGTCGCCGTTGAATACGTTCTTGTCGTAATTATTCCTTATCTGCATTACCCGGTCGCCCTGCTTGTAGGTGGTTCCGCCACGGCTGATACCGAGGGTAGATGGGTTGAGCGCCTGCTGCAGCATCATGTTCAGATGGGCTGCACCCACCACGCTGCGCTGCATCGGCGTGAGCACCTGGATATTGCTCAGGGGCTGATTGTAGGCCTTGGGCAGACGGTATTTTACGAGATTCACGATTTCCGCAGCCACCTGCTCCGGGTCTTCGTTCTTGATAAAGAAAAAGTCGGTCTGCTTGCCATTGCTCGTGTCAGGATAATATCCCTGGTTGATGGCATGGGCACTCATCACGATTCGGCTCGACTGCGCCTGCCGGAAGATGCGGGTGAGGCGGACTACCGGAATTTTCCCGGAGTCGATGATGTCGCGCAAAACGTTTCCGGCTCCCACACTCGGCAGCTGGTCTATGTCGCCCACCAGCACCAGGCGCATGTGCTCCGGAATTGCCTTCATCAGATTATACATCAGGATGATGTCTATCATCGAGCACTCATCTACTATCAGTGCATCGCCCTCCAGCGGGTTCTCCTCGTTGCGCTTGTATCCGTCCTGCGGATTGAACTCCAGCAGGCGGTGGATGGTCTTGGCTTCCATGCCCGTGGCCTCGCTCATTCGCTTGGAAGCTCTGCCCGTAGGAGCCGCCAGCAGAATCCTCATTCCTGCCGTCTTGTAGGCGGTGATGATTCCTTGCGTTGTCGTGGTTTTTCCTGTTCCTGGACCACCCGTAAGCACCATCACCTTAGAGCGTACAGCCTGCTCTATGGCGGCTATCTGCACCTCATCGTATTTGATGCCCGAAGCCTTTTCCATCGCCTTGATGTCGGCCTGCATATTGAAGAGGGTAGGGCTCTGGCCCTGCATCAGGGCGAGCATTTTCTTCGCCGTTCCCCGTTCTGAATAATAGAAGGGTGGCAGATAGATGGCTTCGTTCTCACGGATGAGATTTTCGGAGGCTATCATCTCTGTGATGGCTTGCGTAATCGGCTCTTCGTCTGCTTCGAGCAGTTTCTTGGCGGCTTCTATAAGCTGCTCTTCTACAGCATATACATGGCCTTCGTTTGACAGTTCGTTCAAAGTGTAGTTAATGCCGCTCTTGCAGCGTCTCAGGTCGTTTTTTTCGTAACCCATCTTGCTGGCGATGCTGTCGGCAGTTTTGAATCCGATGCCCCAGATGTCGTCGGCAAGGCGGTAGGGATTTTCCTTCACGTTGTCGATGCTATCCTTGCCATACTGCCGGTAGATTTTGGCGGCATAGGCTGTGCTTACTCCATACTGCTGCAGGAAGATCATCACGTTCTTGATGTCTTTCTGCTTCTCCCAACTGTCGCGTATTTTCTCTACACGTTTCTTGCCGATTCCCGGCACTTCGTAGAGTCGTTCTATGTCGTCTTCAATCACCTCGATGGTTTCCGTTCCGAACCTCTCCACTATCAGGTGGGCGTACTTCGGACCGATGCCTTTTACCAGTCCGCTGCCCAGATATTTTTCTATTCCATACGCTGTGGCGGGCATTACCTCTTCCCAGGTTTCGCAGGCAAACTGCTGCCCGTATCGCTTGTCCATCTTCCATTCGCCATTGCACAGCAATACCGCCCCCACTGGAACATCCAGCAGGTTTCCCACCAGGGTAACCAGGTCGGAATATCCTTTCACCTTGACTTTCATCACGGAATATCCGTTTTCCTGGTTCTGGTAGGTAATCCTTTCTACCACGCAGCGTATCTTGATCATTTCTGAATATATTTATTGTATATAATATATATTTATTATATATATTTATTGTCTATATTTTTGCATCTTCACATGCTGTTCAAGCAGGGCGATGTTGCTGCAAAGTTAGAAAAAAAAACTGAATTATACAAAACTTTCCCCCTTTTTTTATAAAATGAAAATCTTCCTTTTATAAAATGAAAATCCCCACCAACCATCCGCATCCTTATCGGAATGGGAAAGTTGGTGGGGTTCATCAGATGAAGGTCACCACATTTTTTCGGGTGAACCTTTTGAAAACAATCCGTCAATATCTGGTTGTCTTATCAGTCGATGTCGATTACCTGGAAATGCTTGTTGAAGGTTAAATCCAACCCATTTACCAATTCCACTTCGTATTCATTCTTGTTCATTTCAATCTTCTTTACCGCTTGAGCTGGATAATTCTCCTTCAGGTAGTTTCTGATGGCCTGCGGAATCAGCTTGGCTGGCACTTTTCCCTGCTTGCAGTCAATCTCGGTGAGATTTCCCTTTTTGTCAAATTCCAGCTTGGTTCCGTTCTGCAGAACCACATCATAGCTCTTGTTGATAACCCCCGTCTCAATGGTAGCAAGCATCACCTTCTGATTGTTGAAATGGTTGCTGAGTAAGGTTTGAGCCTTTACTGGGAGTGCATTAACGGCGATAGGCTTGTCATTGCCTGCATTTGCAGCCATATTGCATGATAGCATGCAGCAAATGGCAATCATCAAAATTCTCATCATTCTTTTCATAAGCTACAAATTAAAATTTTATAATACTTAAGTTGTGATGGATGTTTAAACATCATCTTATAATTAGACGCAACTCGTGCCTGAAAGTTTAACTCGTGCCTGAAAGTTTAAAGAGAATGTGTAAATGCGTCATCAGCACAGGCTGCTCACGGTGGATGATGATTCGGATTACGGCTGTGTGATTTTTGCCCTAATCCTGCTCAGGCTTGCCTGCGTTACACCTAAATAGGTGGCGATGCTTCCCAATGGCAACCTTTGTAATAAGTCTGGTTCTTTCTCTAGCAGCTCCTTGTACCTTTCCGAAGCGATGGCGGATAGCATGGAAATCAGTCGTTCCTCGGTGGCAAGCAGCTCCATCTCTGCATAACGCCGCCCCCAATTGGCGATGTGTAAATCATCCAAGAACAACTCTTTCAGCTGTTTTCTTTCCAATTTATATAAGACCGAATCTTCCATCAACTCCATCGTCTCATATCCTGGCTCGTCGTTCACATAGCCTTTCAAGGAAACAATAGTCGCTCCCTCTTTGCCAAACCAAAAGGTAATTTGCTTTCCGTCCACCGGAGTATATGCGCGGACAATGCCTTTCTTGATGAAAAAGATGTTCTTCTCCACCTTACCTCTTTTCAACACCTGGAATCCTTTGGGATATGAAACTTCCGTTAAGCATTGCTGCAATTTCTGCAAAGACGCATCCGGCATGGCGTATCTTTTATTAATGATTTCTTTTATCAATACTGCGTTAAATTAATATTTAATCGTCTGTAAATCAATAACTTATATTAAGAAATGCTTATGAAAACTTAACTATAGAAAGTTGGTCAAGTCGCTGATTTTCAGTAACTTTGCAAATCACGACAAACGCAAAATTATATGAATACAGGACTTGACCAATATATGGATATCTTTAAAGATGCAGTTGAAGATTCGGCTGCAAAGTTAACAAAAAGTTTCGAGAAAATACTCATCGAGGTGATAATTTTGTTCATGGTAATACCAAGAAAGATAAATTTCACCCAAATGGGGAGGTATGGCTCGCATGTTGAGCAAACCTATCGCAACGCATTCGGCTTAAAAAAGTCGAAAAGCATTGACTGGCTCAAACTTAATGTCTCACTTGCCAAGCGCTTCTTTGGTAAACAGGGAAGATGGGCTATTGCCATTGATCCCAGCTACATCAGCAAAGCTGGCAAGAAGACTCCACATATCGGTCGTTTTTGGTCGGGATGTGCACAGTCTGTTAAACATGGTCTCGAAATCATGGGTATTGGCCTCATTGATATTGATGCCAAAGACTGCATGATGTTAAAAGCACACCAGTCGCTAAGTAATAAAGAACTGAGTCTTAGAAACAAGACTATGGTAGATTTCTATATCAGCGTCATTAAGCGTTACCGCAAGGAACTTCTTAAACTCTCAACCCTCATAGTTGCAGATGCTTACTTCTCTACAAGTACATTTGTTAATGGGATAAAGAAAGAAGGGTTCTCTTTGATAAGCCGCTTTCGTGACAATGCTTGTCTCTTTTATGTCTATGCTGGTCCACGTACTGGAAAACGTGGTCGCCCCAAGACCAAGGATGGCAAGATTGATATGAAGAATCTTGACCTCACTCGAATGGAGAAGATGGAGATGAAAGATATAGAAGGAACAGCTTATACTTTGATAGCCTATTCCAAGGCACTCAGGTGTAAAGTTAGACTTGTCATCTGGCAGATGCCGAATGGCAAGAAGAAACTATTCTTCTCTACAGACACCTCACTTTCGGGTGAAGAAGTACTTCTTTATTATAGAACCAGGTTCCAGATCGAATTTTGCTTTCGTGACGCCAAAGGCTATACTGGTCTTATGGACTGCCAGGCTCGCGATAAGTGGAAACTCGATTTTGCTTTCAATGCTTCGTTCACATCACTAAATGTTGCCAAGGTAACTATGAAGGAGATGGGAATGGAATATTCTATGTCTTCATTCAAGTCACTGATGACCAATATTTATCTGGTGAAACGAATTTTTAAAGCAAGCGGGTACACCCCGAACCGAACTTTAATTAGCAAGATTTTCAAAGATCTCTCGTGCTTACAGCGTATAGCTGCTTAGCACATTATTGAATTATTAACGAACTATTGTTTTATATCCATATTCTTTTTTGCTGTATTTGGTGTGCAAAATTATAAAATTTCACACGAAAACGAAAGTAAATGGTTATTTTTTTGCAAATGCAAAATCCGTTTTTGTCAAATGCAAAAAGCTTTTAGTTTTTTTTTGCTTACTTTTGCACCCGAAGTTAAAAATATAAAATGAATTAATAAATGAAATAAGCAAATTAATTAGTAAATATAACAAACAAATAAATTAGTAAGTATGAATTGGATAATTTTATTGTTCGCAGGATTATTTGAGGTGAGCCTCACGTTCTGCTTGGGAAAAGCGAGAGCAGCATCAGGAATTTGGTTTTATCTGTGGGGGAGCGGTTTCCTTGCTTCCACCATTCTGAGCATGACTTTGCTCGCCAAGGCGGTGCAGACTTTGCCTTTGGGCACGGCCTACGCCATCTGGACAGGCATCGGGGCAGTGGGTACGGTTTTGATAGGAATATTCGTTTTCAAGGAACCAGCCACTCCCATCAGGCTTTTCTTCCTCTTCACACTCATTGCTTCCTTGATTGGATTGAAGATTGTGTCATATTAAAAAAAAGAGAGGCGAAAAATGAAGTATGAATTGAGAGAGAACCAAGGTATTCCGGCACCCCTGCTGGCTCTAATGGCAGTAGCTACCGGACTTTCCGTTGCCAACTGCTATTACAACCAGCCCTTGCTGGGCAGTATGGCAAAAGAGTTAGCGGTATCAGACTTTTCTGCCAGCATGGTAGCTACCTTGACCCAGATAGGCTATGTGGTAGGACTTGTATTTGTCATTCCGCTTGGTGATCTGGATTCACGAAAGAAACTGATACAGACCAATTACATCATTTCTTTGTGCGCCTTGCTTGCCATAGCCCTTGCTCCGAACATCTATTGGGTGTGGGGCGCATCCCTGGTTGCTGGCGCATCTTCGGTAATGCCGCAGTTCTTCATCCCGCTGGTGTCTTACCATTCCACGCCTTCACGCAAGGTGCGCAATGTGGGAATCATACAATCCTGCCTGCTCATAGGCATTCTAGGTTCACGTGTCTTCAGCGGCCTGCTGGCCGATGAATGGGGATGGCGTTCTGTTTATCTTGTGGCTAGTGTGTTTATGCTCGGATGTTTTCTGCTCATTCACAGGATGCTGCCAGAGTTGTCTGCCCGTTCGCGGGAAAACTATGCAGGGTTGATGAAATCATTGTTGCGCCTGCTCCTCAAATACCCATACTTGCAAATCGCGTCGCTAAGGGCGGCATTGGCGTATGGTTCTTTCTTCGCCTTATGGAGTTGCCTGGCCTTCCGGATGAAGCAGGCGCCTTTCTTTGCTGGCGACGACATGATTGGAGCTCTCGGTTTGTGCGGACTGGCAGGTGCATCTACGGTGGTCTTCATCAGCGGCTACGTCCAAAAGTATGGTGCAAGGTTCTTCTCTGTTGCCGGAGGATGTGTCTTGTTGGCTGCCTGGCTGCTGGCATTTTGGGGGAATGACAGCTACTTGTGGATAATAATAGCCATCTTGCTGATTGATGCCGGTATGCAATGCATCCATTTGTCGAATCAGACCAGCGTAGTAGCCCTTGACGCATCTGCCATCAACCGTATCAATACCGTTTATATGACCATTTATTTCCTGGGTGGTTCTGCCGGAACTTTCGTTTCTGGCCTGTCCTGGCAGCATTATGGATGGACAGGCGTGGTGGGGGTAGGGGTTGCCTTTACCGTGGCTTCCTTGCTCGTAAACTGCATCAAGCCTAGTGGCAAGCCCCAACCCCACCACCACAAATGGTAGGAAATTAATACATAAGACCGCTAAGATATCTGCGCAATGCGCCTGATGCTTCTGTTGCGATGGTTGATGATGAGCGGAACACGTTCTACCACCACCATGGATGTGTCGAGGCCCAAAGCCTTAGGCTCGTCAATGCCTATCTTGCCGATAAGGGCGTAGATGGTCATCAGCAGGTTCTGTTGGCGGTTGTCGGAACTCTCCGGGTAATACACGCGGTGGATAATGATGAAGCGGAAATCGCCAGGAATTCCGTTTTTACGGAGCGAAGGATAGGTGCTTCTCAAATCCACCTTCCTGCTTGCCACCAGGTCTTCTACCACTTGTCGCAGATAGAGGCTCACCCTAGGCTCAATGCGGAAACCTATGCGCATGGTTACACTGTAGAGGGTGTCGGGAACCAGGGTCTCGCAACTGTACTCCAGTGTGTCAGGAGTATCAGCAAATTCCAGATTGATAAGCCAGTAATGGTCAGCACGCTTGGGCTGCTTGTTGATGATGGAATAGAGCAGCTTGTCATCCACCGCACCTTCCTTGTCTGCATGGTTCACATAAACCAGATTGGAAGCGTACTTGGGGATGCTCTCGTCGGCCTTGATATCGGAGATAATCTGATAATACTCATCCAGCGGTTTGGTGCTGATGTAATCCTGACGGATCTTGATGGCGCGGACCCATACATACATCATCAGGAACAGGATTCCGCCAATAAGCATCGTACACCATCCTCCTGCGAGGAATTTTGACAGGTTGGCGGCAAGGAAAATGCCCTCGATAACGCAATATGCGCCCATAAAGAGCAGGATGAAGATGCGCGCCACACCCTTGGTGCGCAGGTAGAAACCGAGCAGCAGGGTGGTCATCAGCATGGTGATGGTGATGGCGAGACCGTAGGCTGCCTCCATGTGCGAGGAGTCGCGGAAGAGCAGGATGATGAGAACCACACCGATGTACATGGCGAGGTTGATTACCGGGATATAGAGCTGACCCTTAACATGGGTAGGATGCTTGATTCGCATGCGTGGCCAGAAGTGCAGGTTCATGGCTTCGCTCAATATGGAGAAGGTGCCGCTGATAAGTGCCTGACTGGCAACGATTGCCGCACCTGTGGCCATGATGATGGCAAAAATCAGCATGCTCTGTGGCATGATGGAAAAGAACGGATTCACGGAGGAGGCAGTATGAATATGGTTCAGCACCCATGCTCCCTGCCCCAGATAGTTGAGGATGAGCATGGCCTTTACGAAAAGCCAGCTGATGGTGATGTTCTTTCTGCCACAGTGACCCAGGTCGGAGTAAAGAGCCTCAGCACCGGTGGTACAGAGGAACACGGCGCCCAGAATCAGGAACCACTCTGGCGATTTTGCCAGCAGCATGGCAGCATAGTAGGGGTTGAAGGCCTTCAGAATCAATGGGTAAGAGGTGATGCTGAAAGCTCCCGTTACGCCCAGCAGCAGGAACCATATCAGCATGAATACTCCGAACGACTTGCCAATACTCTCTGTGCCAAAGCGTTGCACGAAGAAGATGATGGTGATGATGCCCAGTGTGATGGGGATGACTGGCAGGTGGGGACTAATGCTTTCGAGTCCTTCGATGGCTGTGGTAACCGTGATGGCAGGGGTGATGATTCCATCTGCCAGCAGGGTGCTGGCACCGATGATGGCCAACAGGTAAATCCACTTTCTCTTCATCTTGCGCAACAGGGCGTAGAGGGCGAGAATGCCTCCTTCGCCATTGTTGTCGGCGCGCAGAGCCACACATACATATTTGATGGTG
The Segatella copri DNA segment above includes these coding regions:
- a CDS encoding PepSY-like domain-containing protein; amino-acid sequence: MMRILMIAICCMLSCNMAANAGNDKPIAVNALPVKAQTLLSNHFNNQKVMLATIETGVINKSYDVVLQNGTKLEFDKKGNLTEIDCKQGKVPAKLIPQAIRNYLKENYPAQAVKKIEMNKNEYEVELVNGLDLTFNKHFQVIDID
- a CDS encoding DMT family transporter produces the protein MNWIILLFAGLFEVSLTFCLGKARAASGIWFYLWGSGFLASTILSMTLLAKAVQTLPLGTAYAIWTGIGAVGTVLIGIFVFKEPATPIRLFFLFTLIASLIGLKIVSY
- a CDS encoding transposase, yielding MNTGLDQYMDIFKDAVEDSAAKLTKSFEKILIEVIILFMVIPRKINFTQMGRYGSHVEQTYRNAFGLKKSKSIDWLKLNVSLAKRFFGKQGRWAIAIDPSYISKAGKKTPHIGRFWSGCAQSVKHGLEIMGIGLIDIDAKDCMMLKAHQSLSNKELSLRNKTMVDFYISVIKRYRKELLKLSTLIVADAYFSTSTFVNGIKKEGFSLISRFRDNACLFYVYAGPRTGKRGRPKTKDGKIDMKNLDLTRMEKMEMKDIEGTAYTLIAYSKALRCKVRLVIWQMPNGKKKLFFSTDTSLSGEEVLLYYRTRFQIEFCFRDAKGYTGLMDCQARDKWKLDFAFNASFTSLNVAKVTMKEMGMEYSMSSFKSLMTNIYLVKRIFKASGYTPNRTLISKIFKDLSCLQRIAA
- a CDS encoding ATP-dependent RecD-like DNA helicase, whose protein sequence is MIKIRCVVERITYQNQENGYSVMKVKVKGYSDLVTLVGNLLDVPVGAVLLCNGEWKMDKRYGQQFACETWEEVMPATAYGIEKYLGSGLVKGIGPKYAHLIVERFGTETIEVIEDDIERLYEVPGIGKKRVEKIRDSWEKQKDIKNVMIFLQQYGVSTAYAAKIYRQYGKDSIDNVKENPYRLADDIWGIGFKTADSIASKMGYEKNDLRRCKSGINYTLNELSNEGHVYAVEEQLIEAAKKLLEADEEPITQAITEMIASENLIRENEAIYLPPFYYSERGTAKKMLALMQGQSPTLFNMQADIKAMEKASGIKYDEVQIAAIEQAVRSKVMVLTGGPGTGKTTTTQGIITAYKTAGMRILLAAPTGRASKRMSEATGMEAKTIHRLLEFNPQDGYKRNEENPLEGDALIVDECSMIDIILMYNLMKAIPEHMRLVLVGDIDQLPSVGAGNVLRDIIDSGKIPVVRLTRIFRQAQSSRIVMSAHAINQGYYPDTSNGKQTDFFFIKNEDPEQVAAEIVNLVKYRLPKAYNQPLSNIQVLTPMQRSVVGAAHLNMMLQQALNPSTLGISRGGTTYKQGDRVMQIRNNYDKNVFNGDIGTVEKVNMEDRTISVVFEDHLVEYESTELDELTLAYATTIHKSQGSEYPVVVIPVLMTHFVMLQRNLIYTGITRAKKICVLIGQPKALAYSIRNLTVSNRNTKLKERLRGEIEAKPHVLPGSQPYVVPENQPMMAAEPEIKRQE
- a CDS encoding Crp/Fnr family transcriptional regulator; translation: MPDASLQKLQQCLTEVSYPKGFQVLKRGKVEKNIFFIKKGIVRAYTPVDGKQITFWFGKEGATIVSLKGYVNDEPGYETMELMEDSVLYKLERKQLKELFLDDLHIANWGRRYAEMELLATEERLISMLSAIASERYKELLEKEPDLLQRLPLGSIATYLGVTQASLSRIRAKITQP
- a CDS encoding MFS transporter, whose product is MKYELRENQGIPAPLLALMAVATGLSVANCYYNQPLLGSMAKELAVSDFSASMVATLTQIGYVVGLVFVIPLGDLDSRKKLIQTNYIISLCALLAIALAPNIYWVWGASLVAGASSVMPQFFIPLVSYHSTPSRKVRNVGIIQSCLLIGILGSRVFSGLLADEWGWRSVYLVASVFMLGCFLLIHRMLPELSARSRENYAGLMKSLLRLLLKYPYLQIASLRAALAYGSFFALWSCLAFRMKQAPFFAGDDMIGALGLCGLAGASTVVFISGYVQKYGARFFSVAGGCVLLAAWLLAFWGNDSYLWIIIAILLIDAGMQCIHLSNQTSVVALDASAINRINTVYMTIYFLGGSAGTFVSGLSWQHYGWTGVVGVGVAFTVASLLVNCIKPSGKPQPHHHKW
- a CDS encoding KUP/HAK/KT family potassium transporter; protein product: MRENSESSVACHHRVGFLGLLITLGIVFGDIGTSPLYVMKAILHTGEAINESTILGALSCIIWTLTLQTTIKYVCVALRADNNGEGGILALYALLRKMKRKWIYLLAIIGASTLLADGIITPAITVTTAIEGLESISPHLPVIPITLGIITIIFFVQRFGTESIGKSFGVFMLIWFLLLGVTGAFSITSYPLILKAFNPYYAAMLLAKSPEWFLILGAVFLCTTGAEALYSDLGHCGRKNITISWLFVKAMLILNYLGQGAWVLNHIHTASSVNPFFSIMPQSMLIFAIIMATGAAIVASQALISGTFSILSEAMNLHFWPRMRIKHPTHVKGQLYIPVINLAMYIGVVLIILLFRDSSHMEAAYGLAITITMLMTTLLLGFYLRTKGVARIFILLFMGAYCVIEGIFLAANLSKFLAGGWCTMLIGGILFLMMYVWVRAIKIRQDYISTKPLDEYYQIISDIKADESIPKYASNLVYVNHADKEGAVDDKLLYSIINKQPKRADHYWLINLEFADTPDTLEYSCETLVPDTLYSVTMRIGFRIEPRVSLYLRQVVEDLVASRKVDLRSTYPSLRKNGIPGDFRFIIIHRVYYPESSDNRQQNLLMTIYALIGKIGIDEPKALGLDTSMVVVERVPLIINHRNRSIRRIAQIS